In Microvenator marinus, one genomic interval encodes:
- the glyQ gene encoding glycine--tRNA ligase subunit alpha, with protein MKAKTFQEMILRLQTYWAEYGCVLAQPWDIEKGAGTANAATFLRSLGPEPWNVAYVEPCRRPTDGRYGENPNRLGSYFQFQVILKPSPDNVLDLYFNSLRAIGIDPLEHDLRLVEDDWEQPTLGAWGLGWEVWIDGMEATQFTYFQQVGGIELERVCAEITYGLERIAMFLQNKDNVYDLEWAPGVTYGQIRHQEEVEFSHFNFESVNAELYFKWFDELETEAKRLMEEELVLPAYDYILRANHVFNTLDARGAISVTERQKYIGRIRNMARGIAERFVEKRRALGFPLLQGVEG; from the coding sequence ATGAAGGCAAAGACGTTTCAGGAGATGATTCTGCGGCTCCAGACATATTGGGCCGAGTATGGCTGCGTACTCGCGCAGCCCTGGGATATTGAAAAGGGGGCGGGCACCGCAAATGCTGCCACATTCCTTCGCTCCCTCGGCCCGGAGCCGTGGAACGTAGCTTACGTGGAGCCCTGCCGCCGCCCAACCGACGGTCGCTATGGCGAAAACCCGAATCGACTCGGGTCCTACTTTCAGTTCCAAGTCATCCTGAAGCCGAGCCCCGACAATGTGCTCGACCTCTATTTCAATAGCCTTAGAGCTATCGGAATTGATCCCCTCGAGCACGACCTTAGGCTGGTGGAAGACGACTGGGAACAACCCACACTTGGTGCGTGGGGCCTCGGCTGGGAAGTCTGGATCGATGGCATGGAAGCCACCCAGTTTACCTATTTCCAACAAGTTGGTGGCATCGAGCTCGAGCGAGTCTGCGCGGAGATTACTTACGGCCTCGAGCGAATCGCGATGTTCCTTCAAAACAAAGATAACGTCTACGACCTCGAGTGGGCCCCCGGCGTCACCTATGGCCAAATCCGCCATCAGGAAGAAGTCGAGTTCAGTCATTTCAATTTCGAGTCGGTCAATGCTGAGCTTTACTTCAAGTGGTTCGACGAGCTTGAAACCGAAGCCAAAAGACTCATGGAAGAAGAGCTCGTGCTCCCCGCCTACGACTATATTTTGCGCGCAAATCACGTCTTCAACACCCTCGATGCACGTGGCGCCATCAGCGTCACCGAAAGACAAAAGTACATCGGAAGAATTCGAAATATGGCACGTGGTATTGCCGAGCGCTTCGTTGAAAAGCGCCGAGCCCTAGG
- a CDS encoding RluA family pseudouridine synthase — MLNILLETPNLLAIDKPSGLLVHRGMAADKVTLVDLVADYLQSKTTYPMHRLDRGTSGVILFAKDSETARVLQTQFTEHTIQRTYIALVRGAFTESKVLDHPVPKGEGKERVPATTSFEPIEVLPATPRTLSLVQAQPKTGRFHQIRRHLKHLNHPIIGDANYGKGALNREIASAYGIERLALHAAELVFQDPASGSEIKVLSPIPLDLAQGIERLRASTTDNAS; from the coding sequence ATGCTCAACATTCTTCTAGAAACCCCTAATCTACTCGCCATCGACAAACCATCTGGACTACTCGTCCACCGTGGTATGGCGGCGGATAAGGTCACTCTGGTGGACTTGGTGGCAGATTACCTTCAATCCAAAACCACCTATCCAATGCACCGTCTCGACCGCGGAACTAGCGGTGTAATCCTCTTCGCCAAAGACTCAGAAACGGCGCGAGTCCTCCAGACCCAGTTCACAGAACATACGATTCAAAGGACCTATATCGCGCTTGTACGCGGAGCCTTCACTGAGTCCAAAGTCCTCGATCACCCCGTCCCCAAAGGGGAGGGCAAAGAGCGCGTGCCCGCCACAACCAGCTTTGAGCCCATCGAAGTCTTGCCCGCCACTCCACGCACACTCTCGCTCGTCCAGGCACAACCAAAGACAGGCCGCTTTCACCAGATCCGCCGCCACCTCAAACACCTCAATCACCCGATCATAGGCGACGCAAACTATGGAAAGGGAGCATTAAATCGCGAAATCGCAAGTGCCTATGGTATCGAGCGCCTCGCGTTGCACGCAGCGGAACTTGTTTTTCAGGACCCGGCCTCGGGAAGTGAGATCAAAGTGCTCTCGCCGATTCCGCTCGATTTGGCCCAGGGCATTGAGCGCTTGAGGGCCTCCACAACCGACAATGCTAGCTAG
- a CDS encoding MerR family transcriptional regulator, whose amino-acid sequence MNETFDIHELSAQSAAELGPLEQESGRVSDVPSTRTIRYYTQLGILSPPLRFEGRTAIYGRKHLAQLVAIKRLQIQGLSLREVQAELTGIDDGTLESLSHISINTVTNKDTVQRSRREFWTEAPAEISASPEREVEEQVVSDALRFDDNAALVLEGLSRHLTQSDRAAIEAAAGPLLKVLRTRNLVLDHKRRNP is encoded by the coding sequence ATGAATGAGACGTTTGACATACACGAACTATCTGCCCAGAGCGCCGCAGAACTTGGTCCGTTGGAACAAGAGAGCGGTCGAGTCAGTGATGTGCCGAGCACCCGAACAATTCGGTACTACACACAACTCGGCATCCTCTCCCCTCCCCTTCGTTTCGAGGGACGCACAGCGATCTATGGCAGAAAGCATCTGGCACAGTTGGTGGCAATCAAGCGGCTTCAGATTCAAGGGCTGTCTTTGAGGGAAGTCCAGGCGGAGTTGACGGGAATCGACGATGGCACACTCGAATCACTGTCACATATCTCGATCAATACTGTCACAAACAAAGATACGGTTCAGCGTTCGAGACGCGAATTTTGGACCGAAGCTCCAGCCGAGATTTCGGCGAGTCCTGAAAGGGAAGTGGAAGAGCAAGTCGTCTCCGACGCCCTGAGGTTTGATGACAACGCAGCCCTGGTTTTAGAGGGGCTTTCTCGCCACCTGACCCAATCAGATCGTGCGGCCATCGAGGCCGCAGCCGGCCCGCTACTAAAAGTGTTACGGACACGCAACTTGGTCTTGGACCACAAAAGGAGGAATCCATGA
- a CDS encoding VIT domain-containing protein produces MSIAILDDNQLNSAEPILSEAGFGAMETSRGNLPLAALDLDVEIVGLIARVKLKQRYYNTHTQPLEATYIFPLPDRGAVRGFKMTVNGRVITGEIKERGQARREYDEAISAGKSASIVEEERPDTFTMRVGNIPPTAFAEVELELVMPLVWRAGEATFRFPLVVAPRYVPGMPLPGGQVGTGISPDTDAAPDASRISPPVLLPGFPNPVSLSIDCSIDGAGLEVQNIASSLHAITSGKSGSKHLIRINPGERVNRDFILRFQTSGAELGSSLTVIPDSDSDKEATFIMTLMPPMSAVDMRRPRDVVFVLDRSGSMQGWKMVAARRAVGRMIDSLDAIDRFEVLAFDTVIETFEDTPTLKEATNRARYRNVEWISKVEARGGTEIAPSMETALKLLSDRSRERHVVLVTDGQVGNEDQILKHVKKHNHGARVFTVGIDRAVNAGFLNRLAQETGALSELVESEDRLDEVMDSIHAMIEAPLLRQIKLGFDGATLIPDSLTPREPLTLFAGSPLQVMGRLSLNGEVRARVRAAGRSGELIEEVVASSSTSDTAFSAVWARAQLRKLEDRDVVEGHSSNRNKIIELSLKHKVLCRHTAFVAVDHSSSVEGKLLQVTQPVEQPDGWDSDGFGGGMALMSAAPQQGAYTQSGVMPPLPGSPLPRHSPASPAMYSKERKAESAAAPRKKSLLGTLTSFFSSDGFSEETEASEISEDAEVNELKILWQTLLNLLDLGSLDETLRSELEDVLEEIEAGTANTLEDLMAHLNAIAQQHGIKTDTEPAAESLEELEALAPVSLDVAFSAVLREIRRRLP; encoded by the coding sequence ATGAGCATCGCAATTTTGGACGACAATCAACTCAATTCAGCGGAGCCAATCTTAAGCGAAGCAGGATTTGGTGCGATGGAGACCTCAAGGGGCAATCTCCCATTGGCCGCGCTCGATCTTGATGTGGAAATCGTGGGGCTTATCGCTCGAGTCAAGCTCAAGCAGCGATATTACAACACCCACACACAGCCTCTCGAGGCTACGTACATCTTCCCTCTTCCGGATCGCGGCGCTGTGCGCGGGTTCAAAATGACGGTGAACGGTCGAGTGATCACGGGCGAGATTAAGGAGCGGGGCCAGGCGCGCAGGGAATACGATGAGGCCATCTCTGCGGGCAAGAGCGCGTCGATCGTGGAAGAAGAACGACCAGATACCTTCACCATGCGTGTTGGAAATATTCCTCCGACAGCCTTCGCTGAGGTCGAGCTCGAATTGGTGATGCCCCTTGTTTGGCGGGCCGGCGAGGCGACCTTCCGTTTTCCTCTTGTCGTTGCGCCCCGCTATGTGCCGGGCATGCCACTTCCCGGCGGGCAAGTCGGCACCGGAATCTCACCCGATACCGATGCCGCGCCAGATGCATCCAGGATTTCGCCGCCCGTGCTACTGCCAGGGTTCCCAAATCCAGTCAGCCTCTCTATCGATTGTTCGATCGACGGTGCCGGGCTCGAGGTCCAGAACATCGCATCGAGCCTGCATGCGATTACCTCCGGCAAATCCGGCTCCAAACACCTGATACGAATCAACCCGGGAGAGCGCGTCAATCGCGACTTCATCCTGCGGTTTCAGACGAGTGGAGCAGAGCTTGGGAGTTCCTTGACGGTGATCCCGGATTCGGACTCCGACAAGGAAGCCACGTTCATCATGACCTTGATGCCGCCCATGTCTGCTGTGGATATGCGGCGGCCGCGCGATGTGGTCTTTGTGCTCGACCGCTCGGGTTCGATGCAGGGATGGAAGATGGTGGCCGCGCGACGCGCTGTGGGTCGGATGATCGACTCGTTGGACGCCATCGACCGCTTTGAGGTTTTGGCATTTGATACCGTGATTGAGACCTTTGAAGACACTCCGACGCTCAAGGAGGCCACGAATCGCGCACGTTATCGGAACGTCGAATGGATTTCGAAGGTTGAAGCTCGAGGTGGGACGGAGATCGCGCCCTCAATGGAGACGGCCCTGAAGCTTTTAAGCGACCGCTCACGTGAGCGACATGTGGTCTTGGTCACGGATGGGCAGGTTGGTAACGAGGACCAGATTCTCAAACACGTCAAAAAGCACAACCACGGGGCTCGTGTGTTTACGGTGGGCATCGACCGAGCGGTCAACGCAGGGTTCTTGAATCGTTTGGCTCAAGAGACTGGCGCGCTGAGTGAGCTCGTTGAGTCAGAGGACCGACTCGATGAAGTGATGGATTCGATTCACGCCATGATTGAGGCGCCACTTCTGCGCCAGATCAAGCTTGGATTCGACGGAGCCACACTCATCCCAGATTCGTTGACACCAAGGGAGCCGCTCACGCTTTTTGCGGGGTCTCCACTTCAGGTCATGGGGCGGCTTTCGCTCAATGGAGAGGTGAGGGCAAGGGTAAGGGCTGCCGGGCGCTCGGGCGAACTCATCGAGGAAGTAGTAGCCTCCAGCAGCACATCAGACACAGCGTTCTCTGCCGTCTGGGCGCGGGCGCAGCTTCGTAAACTCGAAGACCGCGACGTGGTTGAAGGGCACTCCAGCAATCGCAACAAGATTATCGAGCTTTCGCTCAAGCATAAGGTCTTGTGCCGGCATACTGCTTTTGTGGCTGTAGATCATTCGTCCAGCGTAGAAGGCAAGCTCCTGCAGGTCACCCAACCGGTTGAGCAGCCTGACGGTTGGGACTCCGACGGATTTGGTGGCGGGATGGCGCTGATGTCTGCGGCTCCACAACAGGGGGCATATACTCAATCAGGCGTCATGCCGCCCCTCCCCGGATCCCCTCTACCAAGACACAGCCCCGCAAGCCCAGCCATGTACTCTAAAGAGCGTAAGGCAGAGTCTGCCGCTGCCCCCCGAAAGAAGAGTTTGCTCGGCACGCTGACAAGCTTCTTCTCGTCTGACGGCTTCTCGGAGGAAACAGAGGCTAGTGAGATTAGCGAGGATGCCGAGGTCAACGAGCTCAAAATCTTGTGGCAGACACTGTTGAACCTTCTGGACCTCGGGTCCTTGGATGAGACGCTCAGGAGCGAACTTGAGGACGTGCTCGAGGAGATCGAAGCAGGCACGGCGAATACGCTTGAGGACCTGATGGCGCACCTGAACGCGATTGCGCAGCAACACGGTATCAAGACCGATACCGAGCCTGCCGCCGAGAGTCTTGAAGAGCTGGAGGCCCTTGCGCCGGTCTCGTTGGATGTGGCGTTTAGTGCGGTTCTTCGGGAGATTCGTAGAAGACTTCCATAA
- the truA gene encoding tRNA pseudouridine(38-40) synthase TruA, with product MTEHTSTVRLVIAYDGSDFHGWQKQPSLPTVEGSLRSALAVLKNHPDPFTLEFQGASRTDAGVHASGQVASFPHIPGKTEWDYVRALNSLTPDSILVRSAEILEHPFNARFDSKGKRYEYRVWNQRYPEPLERHRSWTFGLPLDASKMQSAADLLVGEHDFSAFRAADCQSESTIRQIFSIEVHDEKPLIRIVVRGNAFMKNMVRIIAGTLVETGEGRMAEGQVLEALEKGNRRLAGRTAPAQGLCLMEVFYESPEEPH from the coding sequence ATGACTGAGCACACTTCGACGGTACGTCTGGTCATTGCCTACGACGGCTCCGATTTTCACGGCTGGCAAAAGCAGCCGAGCCTTCCCACTGTGGAAGGCTCTTTGCGTTCTGCGCTGGCCGTTCTCAAAAACCATCCAGACCCTTTCACGCTTGAATTTCAAGGGGCAAGCCGCACTGACGCTGGAGTTCATGCCTCAGGTCAGGTCGCTTCGTTTCCGCACATCCCAGGAAAAACTGAGTGGGACTACGTTAGAGCCTTAAACTCTTTGACGCCCGACTCCATCTTGGTTCGAAGTGCTGAGATTCTGGAGCATCCTTTCAACGCACGGTTTGATTCCAAAGGAAAACGCTACGAGTACCGCGTTTGGAATCAACGGTATCCAGAGCCCCTGGAGCGCCACCGCTCGTGGACCTTTGGATTGCCGCTGGATGCCTCGAAGATGCAGAGTGCCGCGGACCTCTTGGTAGGTGAGCACGACTTCTCGGCCTTTAGGGCGGCAGACTGCCAGTCCGAGTCTACGATTCGCCAGATCTTCAGCATCGAAGTTCATGACGAGAAGCCCCTGATTAGGATTGTCGTGCGTGGAAACGCCTTCATGAAGAATATGGTCCGCATTATCGCCGGTACGCTCGTCGAGACTGGAGAGGGCAGGATGGCTGAGGGGCAGGTTCTCGAAGCGCTTGAGAAGGGAAATAGGCGCCTTGCGGGGCGAACTGCGCCCGCGCAAGGACTCTGCCTTATGGAAGTCTTCTACGAATCTCCCGAAGAACCGCACTAA
- the trxA gene encoding thioredoxin, whose translation MSKASALTSANFEAEVTNSDLPIVVDLWAPWCGPCRAAAPVLDKLAEEFDGRVKVMKVNVDEEQEIAQAFNVSSIPMFVALRGNDVQDVAVGFSGEAGLRKLFEKLV comes from the coding sequence GTGAGTAAAGCAAGTGCCCTGACCTCAGCAAATTTTGAGGCCGAAGTAACGAATTCTGACCTTCCGATTGTGGTAGACCTCTGGGCACCATGGTGCGGTCCTTGCCGCGCCGCTGCGCCAGTTCTCGACAAACTCGCTGAAGAATTTGATGGCCGAGTTAAGGTCATGAAGGTCAACGTAGACGAAGAGCAAGAAATCGCACAGGCGTTCAACGTGTCTTCGATCCCTATGTTCGTGGCCCTTCGCGGCAACGACGTGCAGGACGTGGCTGTTGGCTTCTCTGGTGAAGCAGGCCTGAGAAAGCTTTTCGAAAAACTCGTCTAA
- the dnaG gene encoding DNA primase: MGRIPEDVIDEVLRRADIVQTISTYVTLKKAGANHKGLCPFHNEKTPSFNVHQAKGIYKCFGCGAGGNVIGFLMAIEGWNFPETVRYLAERHGVELPEESEEERAESDKKREGKKLYFRIMDLARTYYEDNLWSEVGRAAQLYLSERGIDEATSRKFALGYAPQGWQGLLDHLEKENIPGSWVTKAGLALERREQNGFYDRFRHRIMFPVQDIWGNTLAFGGRVFAADDDGPKYINSSETSYYTKGHQLYGLYTAKQAIQQEGWALLVEGNFDVIALHAQGIEVAVAPMGTALTAEQTKLLGRYCREVYIAFDGDSAGEDATERSMAATYEAELDVRVVRFDETDDPDSFVRREGKQALEAKIKAAPPIIGWALDRVLAPAEGNEVEKKLGALEDAGKILKDVKNQVTWEHYAQEVSRRLDIEPQLLREYIQRPKMAAQRVRQAIEDSQRPLELPPAEFGILTVILDSPKFLAHFLENSFDGLLSSSELASFLRALPDQIQEDGKISHASVLQYVENQAFKRTVEQALMAPEELYTAERTQRFYDDCVRAIKKQWAERTLKELNRELAQTNFMTEREKYQQLSEQKLMVERFRQSPDTR; encoded by the coding sequence ATGGGTCGAATCCCGGAAGATGTCATCGACGAGGTGCTCAGGCGGGCTGATATCGTGCAAACCATTTCAACGTACGTCACGTTGAAGAAGGCTGGCGCAAATCATAAGGGTTTGTGTCCGTTCCATAACGAGAAAACGCCGAGCTTCAATGTTCATCAGGCAAAAGGCATCTACAAATGTTTTGGGTGTGGAGCGGGAGGAAACGTCATCGGGTTTCTTATGGCCATCGAAGGCTGGAATTTCCCCGAAACCGTGCGCTACCTGGCCGAAAGGCACGGTGTGGAGCTTCCCGAAGAGTCTGAAGAAGAACGCGCCGAAAGCGACAAGAAACGCGAAGGTAAAAAGCTCTACTTCCGCATCATGGACCTCGCCAGAACCTATTATGAGGACAACCTCTGGTCTGAGGTGGGACGCGCAGCACAACTTTACCTCAGCGAGCGCGGCATCGATGAAGCTACGTCTCGAAAGTTCGCGCTTGGCTATGCCCCACAAGGTTGGCAAGGGCTCTTGGACCATCTCGAAAAGGAAAATATCCCTGGTTCATGGGTCACCAAAGCCGGGCTTGCCCTCGAAAGACGCGAACAAAACGGCTTTTACGACCGCTTCCGCCACAGAATCATGTTCCCCGTGCAAGACATCTGGGGAAATACGCTCGCTTTTGGTGGCCGAGTCTTTGCCGCAGACGATGACGGGCCCAAATATATCAACTCGTCGGAAACCTCTTATTACACCAAGGGACACCAGCTCTACGGACTCTACACCGCCAAACAGGCCATTCAGCAGGAAGGCTGGGCTCTCCTCGTGGAAGGGAATTTTGACGTCATCGCCCTTCACGCTCAGGGAATCGAGGTAGCCGTGGCACCCATGGGAACGGCGTTGACCGCCGAACAAACCAAGCTCCTTGGGAGGTATTGCCGTGAAGTCTATATCGCGTTTGACGGCGATTCCGCAGGTGAAGATGCCACCGAGCGCTCCATGGCCGCTACGTATGAGGCCGAGCTAGACGTCAGAGTCGTTCGATTTGACGAAACCGACGATCCTGATAGTTTTGTCCGACGTGAAGGAAAGCAGGCACTTGAAGCCAAGATTAAGGCCGCCCCGCCCATTATCGGTTGGGCGCTTGATCGTGTGCTCGCGCCAGCTGAAGGAAATGAAGTCGAGAAAAAGCTCGGCGCGCTCGAAGACGCAGGAAAAATCCTGAAAGATGTAAAGAACCAGGTGACGTGGGAGCATTACGCACAGGAAGTCTCGCGGCGCCTCGATATCGAGCCGCAACTCCTGCGTGAATACATCCAACGTCCAAAGATGGCGGCACAACGGGTACGTCAGGCCATTGAGGATTCACAGCGGCCACTTGAGCTCCCGCCCGCGGAATTCGGGATTTTGACCGTCATCTTGGATAGCCCGAAATTTCTGGCGCATTTCCTCGAAAACTCCTTTGATGGACTGCTCTCAAGCTCCGAACTAGCGAGCTTTTTGAGGGCTTTGCCCGATCAAATTCAAGAAGATGGGAAGATTTCTCACGCTTCAGTGCTTCAATATGTTGAAAATCAGGCCTTCAAGCGTACTGTGGAGCAGGCGCTTATGGCCCCCGAGGAGCTCTACACCGCTGAGCGTACCCAGCGATTTTATGACGATTGTGTACGTGCCATCAAAAAACAGTGGGCAGAACGAACGCTCAAGGAGCTGAACCGTGAGCTTGCACAAACAAATTTTATGACCGAAAGAGAAAAATATCAGCAATTATCCGAGCAAAAATTGATGGTTGAGCGTTTCAGGCAGTCGCCAGACACGCGTTGA
- a CDS encoding DUF2804 family protein: MNSHQLSALLDAPKAHSQGAFGTWRGESRWEFSRSWEFLKSEKKWQWFGAFFQNYAIGGALVDLRYATKAFVWVFDRTTQSLVYEASRTLPARLVRVADDTFTRDIAKSSGFSIERPSTNLWEIRIDWEHVNIDINLVSNLAPFTAHCPVQGSPSLHNTTRKEVGLTARGGLRISGVFHELGLGHGLLDHSHGFMARETSWLWAMGSDAEQRLGFNAIQGFNADLENCVWAEGEIYAFDRATVEVGEAFCAVKSNCGALDLRMDIEGIRREDVDLKLVRSVYKQPLGVWNGTLLGQTVALPGVAEDHFARW; encoded by the coding sequence ATGAACTCCCATCAGCTCTCTGCCTTGCTCGATGCTCCGAAGGCCCACTCTCAAGGGGCCTTCGGAACATGGCGAGGAGAGTCGCGATGGGAGTTTTCTCGTTCTTGGGAGTTTTTGAAGTCTGAGAAGAAGTGGCAGTGGTTCGGGGCATTCTTCCAAAATTACGCCATCGGTGGAGCTCTCGTAGACCTCAGATACGCCACAAAGGCGTTTGTCTGGGTGTTCGATAGAACGACTCAGAGTCTTGTGTACGAGGCCTCACGAACGCTCCCAGCGCGTCTGGTGCGCGTTGCGGATGACACGTTCACCAGAGACATCGCAAAATCCAGCGGCTTTTCTATCGAGAGGCCGTCCACCAATCTTTGGGAGATTCGGATCGACTGGGAACACGTCAATATCGATATCAACCTGGTCTCAAACTTGGCGCCCTTCACCGCCCATTGCCCGGTTCAAGGAAGTCCATCTTTGCACAATACCACTCGAAAAGAAGTCGGTCTGACCGCACGCGGTGGGCTCCGTATTTCGGGCGTGTTTCATGAGCTTGGACTCGGTCACGGTTTGCTCGACCACTCCCACGGCTTCATGGCCCGCGAGACGTCATGGCTCTGGGCGATGGGCTCAGATGCCGAACAACGCTTAGGCTTTAACGCCATTCAGGGGTTCAACGCCGACCTCGAAAACTGCGTCTGGGCCGAAGGCGAAATCTACGCGTTTGACCGTGCCACCGTGGAAGTGGGCGAGGCCTTCTGCGCGGTGAAATCTAATTGCGGGGCGCTAGACCTCAGGATGGATATCGAAGGTATTCGGCGAGAAGACGTCGATCTCAAGCTCGTGCGCTCCGTCTACAAACAGCCTCTTGGAGTTTGGAATGGAACCCTACTCGGACAAACCGTCGCCCTGCCGGGCGTGGCTGAGGACCATTTCGCCAGATGGTAG